A DNA window from Guyparkeria halophila contains the following coding sequences:
- the rsxC gene encoding electron transport complex subunit RsxC, producing the protein MPEARATISPGLHGFHGGLDLDYHKAPACDRPIGEMPLVDEYVLPLHMHIGAPAIPVVAVGDHVRRGQLLARPDDFISAAIHAPTSGVIQAIEPRGLPHPGGLSAQSIVLAADGEDREAEPLEPWPDYQNRSPVEIRARLREAGIVGLGGAVFPTAVKLATANPGGVETLVLNGAECEPFISCDDRLMQEAPEPILRGAQMMLHAVGASRCLIGIEDNKPRAIEALQAVIDRLAADEDERRFEIKVVPSIYPAGGEKQLIRTLTGIEVPRNRHVTDYRLLCLNVGTVANSWHAVVEGRALTERVVTVTGGGVAEPRNLRVRVGTPMAKVIEAAGGYTQGVDRLLMGGPMMGFALHEDAVPVVKATNCLLAMRPVDRDPTPPPQPCIRCSRCSEACPADLLPQQLYWYARAQQFERSHDYHLFDCIECGVCSAVCPSHIPLVQYFRHAKTEIWSAEREKAKAEHARRRFEFHNERIERQKAEREAALAKKRAAIKAAQEKAAKKDAQEADAPANANGEGRKSATTSADDGKSAASMSIEAARARAKERKARVQQGPRGQGEPGEPGEPGEPDGAAPPSDESTERPGGSS; encoded by the coding sequence ATGCCTGAGGCGCGCGCCACGATCTCGCCGGGGCTGCACGGCTTCCACGGCGGGCTGGATCTCGATTATCACAAGGCGCCGGCCTGTGATCGCCCGATCGGCGAGATGCCGCTGGTCGACGAGTACGTCCTGCCGTTGCACATGCATATCGGCGCGCCGGCCATCCCGGTGGTCGCGGTCGGTGACCACGTCCGTCGCGGCCAGTTGCTGGCCCGCCCGGACGATTTCATCTCCGCGGCCATCCACGCGCCCACCTCGGGCGTGATCCAGGCGATCGAGCCGCGCGGCCTGCCGCACCCGGGCGGCCTGTCCGCGCAGAGCATCGTGCTGGCCGCCGACGGCGAGGACCGCGAGGCCGAGCCGCTCGAGCCCTGGCCCGATTACCAAAACAGGAGCCCCGTCGAGATCCGGGCACGGCTGCGCGAGGCCGGCATCGTCGGCCTGGGTGGCGCGGTGTTCCCTACCGCGGTTAAGCTCGCCACCGCCAACCCCGGCGGGGTCGAGACGCTGGTGCTCAACGGCGCGGAATGCGAACCCTTCATTTCCTGTGACGACCGACTGATGCAGGAGGCGCCCGAGCCCATCCTGCGAGGCGCGCAGATGATGCTGCATGCCGTCGGTGCCTCGCGGTGCCTGATCGGGATCGAGGACAACAAGCCGCGGGCGATCGAGGCCCTGCAGGCGGTGATCGACCGGCTCGCGGCCGACGAGGACGAACGACGCTTCGAGATCAAGGTGGTGCCGAGCATCTACCCGGCCGGTGGCGAGAAGCAGCTGATCCGTACGCTCACCGGCATCGAGGTGCCGCGCAATCGGCACGTCACCGATTACCGGTTGCTGTGCCTGAACGTCGGCACCGTGGCCAACAGTTGGCATGCGGTGGTCGAGGGCCGCGCACTGACCGAGCGGGTCGTCACCGTCACCGGCGGCGGGGTGGCCGAGCCGCGCAATCTGCGGGTACGTGTCGGTACACCGATGGCGAAGGTGATCGAGGCGGCCGGCGGTTATACCCAGGGCGTCGACCGATTGCTGATGGGCGGGCCGATGATGGGCTTTGCCCTGCATGAGGATGCCGTGCCGGTGGTCAAGGCGACCAACTGCCTGCTCGCCATGCGGCCGGTCGATCGCGATCCGACCCCACCGCCGCAGCCCTGCATCCGCTGTTCGCGCTGCTCGGAGGCCTGCCCGGCCGACCTGCTGCCGCAGCAGCTCTACTGGTACGCGCGCGCCCAGCAGTTCGAGCGCAGCCACGACTATCACCTGTTCGACTGCATCGAGTGCGGGGTCTGCTCGGCGGTCTGCCCGTCGCACATTCCGCTGGTGCAGTATTTCCGCCACGCCAAGACCGAGATCTGGTCGGCCGAGCGCGAGAAGGCCAAGGCCGAGCACGCCCGGCGACGGTTCGAGTTCCACAACGAGCGTATCGAGCGCCAAAAGGCCGAACGGGAGGCGGCGCTGGCGAAAAAGCGTGCTGCCATCAAGGCCGCCCAGGAAAAGGCGGCAAAAAAGGACGCCCAGGAGGCCGACGCCCCCGCCAACGCCAACGGGGAGGGCCGCAAGAGCGCGACGACGTCGGCCGACGATGGCAAATCCGCCGCCTCGATGAGTATCGAGGCCGCCCGCGCCCGGGCCAAGGAGCGCAAGGCGCGCGTGCAGCAGGGGCCGCGTGGCCAGGGTGAGCCGGGTGAGCCGGGTGAGCCGGGTGAGCCGGATGGTGCCGCACCCCCGTCGGATGAATCCACCGAACGGCCGGGAGGGTCGTCATGA
- the rsxB gene encoding electron transport complex subunit RsxB translates to MWLAILLAVGLAIFFGVLLGLAAQFFRVEGNPLAERIDELLPQTQCGQCGYPGCKPYAEAMAKGDADINRCPPGGESTIRNLADLLEVDFKPLDDELEVQEVKTLAIIDEEVCIGCTKCIQACPVDAILGAAKQMHTVIEDECTGCELCVEPCPVDCIDMVPIEEGVEAYRFPMPESAHPVPTRGAAARSEGLGEGLANA, encoded by the coding sequence ATGTGGCTCGCGATTCTTCTTGCCGTCGGGCTGGCGATCTTCTTCGGTGTGCTGCTGGGGCTGGCCGCGCAGTTCTTCCGGGTCGAGGGCAACCCGCTCGCCGAGCGCATCGACGAGCTGTTGCCGCAGACCCAATGCGGCCAGTGCGGCTACCCCGGCTGCAAGCCGTATGCCGAGGCGATGGCCAAGGGCGATGCGGATATCAACCGCTGCCCGCCCGGTGGCGAGTCGACCATCCGCAATCTCGCCGACCTGCTTGAGGTCGACTTCAAGCCGCTGGACGACGAGCTCGAGGTCCAGGAGGTCAAGACGCTCGCGATCATCGACGAGGAGGTCTGCATCGGCTGCACCAAGTGCATCCAGGCGTGTCCGGTCGATGCGATTCTGGGCGCGGCCAAGCAGATGCACACCGTGATCGAGGACGAGTGCACCGGTTGCGAACTCTGCGTCGAGCCCTGCCCGGTGGACTGCATCGACATGGTGCCGATCGAGGAGGGTGTCGAGGCCTACCGTTTCCCGATGCCCGAATCCGCCCATCCGGTGCCCACGCGTGGGGCGGCTGCCCGGAGCGAGGGCCTGGGCGAGGGTCTGGCCAATGCCTGA
- the rsxA gene encoding electron transport complex subunit RsxA has protein sequence MTEYILILISTILVNNFVLVKFLGLCPFLGVSNKVETAIGMSLATTFVLTLSAIASYVTHAWLLEPLGLGYLRTIMFIVVIAVVVNFTEMMVRKTSPLLHNVLGIYLPLITTNCAVLGVALLNVQQANSFVESALYGFGASVGFSMVLILFSALRERLAAADVPAAFDGVPIALVTAGLMALGFMGFAGMVTV, from the coding sequence TTGACGGAATACATCCTCATCCTGATCAGCACCATCCTGGTCAACAACTTCGTGCTGGTGAAGTTCCTCGGCCTGTGCCCGTTTCTCGGGGTATCGAACAAGGTCGAGACCGCCATCGGCATGTCGTTGGCGACCACCTTCGTGCTGACACTCTCGGCGATCGCGAGCTACGTCACGCATGCCTGGCTGCTCGAGCCGCTGGGGCTGGGCTATCTGCGCACGATCATGTTCATCGTGGTGATCGCGGTGGTGGTCAACTTCACCGAGATGATGGTGCGAAAGACCAGCCCGCTGCTGCACAACGTGCTGGGCATCTACCTGCCGCTGATTACCACCAACTGCGCCGTGCTGGGCGTGGCGCTGCTCAACGTCCAGCAGGCCAACAGCTTTGTCGAGTCGGCGCTGTACGGTTTCGGCGCCTCGGTGGGCTTCTCGATGGTGCTGATCCTGTTTTCCGCTCTGCGTGAGCGACTGGCCGCGGCCGACGTGCCGGCGGCCTTCGACGGCGTGCCGATCGCCCTGGTCACTGCCGGGCTGATGGCACTCGGTTTCATGGGCTTTGCCGGGATGGTGACCGTCTGA
- the dnaQ gene encoding DNA polymerase III subunit epsilon has protein sequence MRQIILDTETTGMPVEEGHRLIEIGAVELVERRLTHRNYHQYLNPQRAVDAGAFAVHGLSNDFLENKPHFAEVAAEFLDYVRGAELIIHNAAFDVGFLDAELKRAGFPPLAEHVDLVTDSLAIARHKHPGQRNSLDALCRRYQIDNSDRTLHGALLDSEILADVYLALTGGQWDLTFESPAETATGGQAALGTIRSDRPRLRVIAAEPDAADAHAEWVERLRKADEAFEWPAIGS, from the coding sequence CTGCGACAGATCATCCTGGATACCGAGACCACCGGCATGCCGGTCGAGGAAGGCCACCGGTTGATCGAGATTGGTGCGGTCGAATTGGTCGAGCGTCGTCTGACGCATCGCAACTATCACCAGTACCTCAATCCCCAGCGTGCGGTCGACGCTGGCGCCTTCGCCGTGCACGGCCTGTCGAACGACTTTCTGGAGAACAAGCCGCATTTCGCCGAGGTGGCCGCGGAATTCCTCGATTACGTCCGCGGCGCCGAGTTGATCATCCACAACGCGGCGTTCGACGTCGGCTTTCTCGATGCCGAGCTCAAGCGCGCCGGCTTCCCGCCGCTGGCCGAGCACGTGGATCTCGTCACCGATTCGCTGGCCATCGCCCGGCACAAGCACCCGGGGCAGCGCAACAGCCTCGATGCCCTGTGCCGCCGCTACCAGATCGACAACTCCGACCGGACCTTGCACGGCGCACTGCTGGACTCCGAGATCCTTGCCGACGTCTATCTGGCCCTGACCGGCGGACAGTGGGACCTGACGTTCGAAAGCCCGGCCGAGACGGCGACCGGGGGGCAGGCGGCGCTGGGCACGATCCGCAGCGATCGGCCGCGACTGCGCGTGATTGCCGCCGAGCCCGATGCCGCCGACGCGCACGCCGAGTGGGTCGAACGTCTCCGGAAGGCGGACGAGGCGTTCGAGTGGCCGGCAATCGGTTCCTGA
- a CDS encoding YaiI/YqxD family protein, with translation MTIWVDADACPVPIKQMLFRAADRVGVDVVLVANHPLAVPRSKRVSFMQVAPGFDVADNAIVEAAEAGDLVISADIELAADALAKGVAVIGPRGEAFSNESIRGRQVQREFMQTLRESGVATGGPPPLGPKDKQAFASALERWLNQYQRENKP, from the coding sequence ATGACCATCTGGGTCGACGCCGACGCCTGCCCCGTCCCCATCAAGCAGATGCTCTTCCGCGCCGCCGACCGCGTCGGCGTGGACGTGGTGCTGGTGGCCAATCACCCACTGGCGGTGCCGCGCTCCAAGCGGGTGAGTTTCATGCAGGTGGCGCCGGGCTTCGATGTCGCCGACAATGCCATCGTCGAGGCCGCCGAGGCGGGGGATCTGGTGATCTCCGCGGACATCGAGCTGGCCGCCGACGCGCTCGCCAAGGGCGTGGCCGTCATCGGTCCGCGCGGCGAGGCGTTTTCCAACGAATCCATTCGTGGCCGTCAGGTCCAGCGCGAGTTCATGCAGACGCTGCGCGAGTCGGGCGTGGCCACCGGCGGTCCGCCGCCGCTGGGGCCGAAAGACAAGCAGGCCTTCGCCAGCGCGCTGGAACGCTGGCTGAACCAGTACCAACGTGAGAACAAGCCATGA
- a CDS encoding efflux RND transporter permease subunit produces MILSDLSIRRPVLAGVLSALLVAFGLIALDRLPLQEYPHIDPPVVSVDTRYPGASASVVETRITQVIEDRIAGVEGIEMITSSSEDGRSSITVEFALSRDLDAAANDMRDRINGALDNLPEEADPPEVEKADSSSEVVLWLGLSGEEYSIAELTDYAERYLVDRFSVLPGVARVRVSGSQTYSMRVWLDRQALAAHGLAVGDIESALRAENVELPAGAIESRERQFIVRLPRNFETAADFRDLVIKRGEGGHLVRLADVSRVEVGAVETRSIFRENGVPRVGLGMIKQSTANVLEIARGAKAERERLLGTLPDGMTLNLSYDTSVFVENAVRQVVSTLFIAIGLVVLTIFLFLGNLRSTLIPAITVPIALVGTFAALYLFGFTINLLTLLALVLAIGLIVDDAIVVLENVNRRIQEYDETPLVAAFRGTRQIAFAVVATTLVLVAVFLPLTFLEGDIGRLFSEFALTLAAAVVISSFLALTLTPMMASKILGGPEQSGRLAATVQSLLDASRRGYRVLLRGALRLRWLVVLLFFGLVTGTVWLADQLPREYTPSEDRGAFFIVVNGPEGASFDFMLDYMDEIEARLGPLIESGEVERALIRAPRGWGNIENFNTGFGIIILDDWANRRSGWAIMDEVRTLVADLPGVRAFPVMRQGFGQQVQKPVQFVLGGGEYEELAEWRDTLLAHIREDNPRLTGLDSDYKETQPQLKVEIDYDRAADLGVTVTEIGRTLETLLGGRTVTRYVDDGEEYDVILEGERENQRSPSAIDNIYVRSATSGELIPLGSLVSLTDFAGPATLNRFNRIRAITIEADLAEDYPLGEALTYLEDTVDEILPPEAQTDVKGQSRDYREAGGATVFMLVLGALVVFLVLAAQFESLVHPFVIMLTVPLAILGALLGLHLTGLSLNIYSQVGLVMLVGLAAKNGILIVEFANQLRDQGRAFAEALEEAAVTRLRPILMTAVTTMAGSIPLIASSGAGAETRLVIGTVIFAGVALATVLTLFVVPVAYDLLARRTGSPGDVARRLERDMTDDSMV; encoded by the coding sequence GTGATCCTTTCCGATCTTTCCATCCGTCGTCCGGTACTGGCCGGTGTGCTGTCGGCGCTGCTGGTCGCCTTCGGCCTGATCGCGCTCGATCGGCTGCCGTTGCAGGAGTACCCGCACATCGACCCGCCGGTGGTCAGTGTCGACACCCGTTACCCCGGTGCCTCGGCCTCGGTGGTGGAAACGCGCATCACCCAGGTGATCGAGGACCGCATCGCCGGCGTCGAGGGTATCGAGATGATTACCTCGTCGAGCGAGGACGGCCGCTCGTCGATCACCGTGGAGTTCGCCCTGTCGCGCGATCTGGACGCGGCGGCGAACGACATGCGCGATCGCATCAACGGCGCGCTCGACAATCTGCCCGAGGAGGCCGACCCGCCCGAGGTGGAGAAGGCCGACTCCTCCAGCGAGGTGGTGCTCTGGCTGGGGCTGTCCGGCGAGGAGTATTCGATCGCCGAACTGACCGACTACGCCGAGCGCTACCTGGTGGATCGCTTTTCGGTGCTGCCCGGCGTCGCCCGGGTGCGGGTCTCCGGCAGCCAGACCTACTCGATGCGTGTCTGGCTCGACCGCCAGGCGCTGGCCGCCCATGGGCTGGCGGTCGGCGATATCGAATCGGCGCTACGGGCCGAGAACGTCGAACTACCGGCCGGTGCGATCGAGTCGCGCGAGCGCCAGTTCATCGTCCGCCTGCCGCGCAATTTCGAGACCGCCGCCGACTTCCGTGATCTGGTCATCAAGCGCGGCGAGGGCGGCCACCTGGTGCGGCTGGCGGATGTCTCCCGGGTGGAGGTCGGTGCGGTCGAGACCCGCAGCATCTTCCGCGAAAATGGCGTGCCGCGCGTGGGACTCGGGATGATCAAGCAGTCGACCGCCAACGTGTTGGAGATCGCCCGCGGCGCGAAGGCCGAGCGCGAGCGGCTGCTCGGCACCTTGCCCGACGGCATGACGCTCAATCTGAGCTACGACACCTCGGTGTTTGTCGAGAATGCCGTGCGCCAGGTGGTCTCGACCCTGTTCATCGCCATCGGACTGGTGGTGCTGACCATCTTCCTGTTCCTGGGCAACCTGCGCAGCACCCTGATTCCGGCGATCACCGTGCCGATCGCCCTGGTCGGTACCTTTGCCGCGCTCTACCTGTTCGGTTTTACCATCAACCTGCTCACGCTGCTGGCGCTGGTGCTGGCGATCGGCCTGATCGTCGACGATGCCATCGTGGTGCTGGAGAACGTCAATCGCCGCATCCAGGAATACGACGAGACGCCGTTGGTGGCCGCCTTTCGCGGCACCCGGCAGATCGCGTTTGCGGTGGTGGCCACCACCCTGGTGCTGGTGGCCGTGTTCCTGCCGCTGACCTTTCTCGAGGGCGATATCGGTCGGCTGTTCTCCGAGTTCGCGCTGACGCTCGCCGCGGCCGTGGTGATATCGAGCTTCCTCGCCCTGACGCTCACGCCGATGATGGCCTCGAAGATCCTCGGCGGGCCTGAGCAGTCCGGCCGACTGGCCGCGACGGTGCAATCGCTGCTGGATGCCAGTCGGCGGGGTTATCGCGTCCTGCTGCGTGGGGCCTTGCGCCTGCGCTGGCTGGTGGTGCTGCTGTTTTTCGGCCTGGTGACCGGTACCGTCTGGCTGGCCGACCAGCTGCCGCGCGAATACACCCCGTCCGAGGACCGCGGCGCGTTCTTCATCGTGGTCAACGGGCCCGAAGGGGCCAGTTTCGACTTCATGCTCGATTACATGGACGAGATCGAGGCGCGCCTGGGTCCGCTGATCGAGTCGGGCGAGGTCGAGCGCGCCCTGATCCGTGCGCCACGCGGCTGGGGCAACATCGAGAACTTCAATACCGGCTTTGGCATCATCATTCTCGATGACTGGGCGAACCGGCGCTCCGGTTGGGCGATCATGGACGAGGTGCGCACCCTGGTCGCCGATCTGCCCGGGGTGCGCGCCTTCCCGGTGATGCGTCAGGGTTTCGGTCAGCAGGTGCAGAAACCGGTGCAGTTCGTCCTCGGTGGCGGCGAGTACGAGGAGCTGGCCGAGTGGCGCGACACGCTGCTTGCCCATATCCGCGAGGACAATCCGCGGCTGACCGGGCTGGATTCCGACTACAAGGAAACCCAGCCGCAGCTCAAGGTCGAGATCGACTACGATCGCGCCGCCGATCTGGGCGTGACCGTGACCGAGATCGGCCGCACACTCGAGACGCTGCTGGGCGGGCGCACGGTGACGCGTTACGTCGATGATGGCGAGGAATACGACGTGATCCTCGAGGGCGAGCGCGAGAACCAGCGCAGCCCGAGCGCGATCGACAACATCTACGTGCGCTCGGCGACCAGCGGCGAACTGATCCCGCTCGGCAGCCTTGTCAGCCTGACCGACTTTGCCGGACCGGCGACCCTCAACCGTTTCAACCGCATCCGCGCGATCACCATCGAGGCGGACCTGGCCGAGGACTACCCGCTGGGCGAGGCGTTGACCTACCTCGAGGACACGGTCGACGAGATCCTGCCGCCCGAGGCCCAGACCGACGTCAAGGGCCAGTCGCGCGACTACCGCGAGGCCGGTGGGGCGACCGTGTTCATGCTGGTGCTCGGGGCGCTGGTGGTGTTCCTGGTGCTGGCCGCGCAGTTCGAGAGCCTGGTGCATCCGTTCGTGATCATGCTGACCGTGCCGCTGGCGATCCTCGGGGCGCTGCTGGGCCTGCACCTCACCGGGCTGTCGCTCAACATTTACAGCCAGGTCGGGCTGGTGATGCTGGTGGGGCTGGCGGCGAAGAACGGGATTTTGATCGTCGAGTTTGCCAACCAGTTGCGCGATCAGGGTCGTGCGTTCGCCGAAGCGCTCGAGGAGGCGGCCGTCACCCGCCTGCGCCCGATCCTGATGACCGCGGTCACCACCATGGCGGGCTCGATTCCATTAATCGCCTCCAGCGGCGCGGGGGCCGAGACGCGGTTGGTGATCGGGACCGTCATCTTCGCCGGCGTGGCCCTGGCGACCGTGCTGACGTTGTTCGTGGTGCCGGTTGCCTACGACCTGCTGGCGCGGCGGACCGGGTCGCCGGGGGATGTGGCGCGTCGGTTGGAGCGGGATATGACGGACGATTCGATGGTTTGA
- a CDS encoding efflux RND transporter periplasmic adaptor subunit — MAIVSMPLLALLSLLAWLPTPVSAQSERPATAVIASDAERQTWSDPLEALGTVRADESVTLSATVTEIIRAVHFEDGQRVAAGDLLVHLEDLEEQAELAAAQARLVEQRNALERARGLAERNLGARAELEDARARVQQAQADIEAAQARLAAHRVQAPFDGVVGLRDISPGMLVSPGTALVRLDKLDIVDVDFTVPSRHLGALSRGQTITASTDAYPGRRFSGRVTAIDNRIDPATRSIMLRARIENDDGALRPGQLMQTILERDRREVVAVPESVLLPQGEHQYLFVIEREAMTVERREVEIGERRDGWVEVVAGVESGERLVRHGIQKVRDGDAVRVLDVADEDNPIREILRRHRDSLDAEQNRP; from the coding sequence GTGGCCATCGTATCGATGCCGTTATTGGCCCTACTGAGCCTACTGGCCTGGCTGCCAACGCCCGTCTCCGCCCAGTCCGAGCGCCCGGCGACCGCCGTGATCGCCTCGGATGCCGAGCGCCAGACCTGGTCGGACCCGCTCGAGGCACTGGGCACGGTGCGCGCCGACGAGTCGGTGACCCTGTCGGCCACGGTGACCGAGATCATCCGGGCTGTGCACTTCGAGGACGGCCAGCGCGTGGCGGCCGGCGACCTGCTGGTGCACCTGGAGGATCTCGAGGAGCAGGCCGAACTGGCCGCGGCGCAGGCGCGTCTGGTCGAGCAGCGCAACGCCCTGGAGCGTGCCCGGGGTCTGGCGGAACGCAACCTGGGTGCCCGGGCGGAGCTGGAGGATGCGCGAGCCCGGGTGCAGCAGGCGCAGGCAGACATCGAGGCCGCCCAGGCGCGCCTGGCGGCCCATCGCGTGCAGGCACCGTTCGATGGCGTGGTGGGTCTGCGCGATATCAGCCCCGGCATGCTGGTCAGCCCGGGGACGGCGCTGGTCCGACTCGACAAGCTCGATATCGTTGACGTGGATTTCACCGTGCCGTCGCGTCACCTCGGCGCGCTATCGCGCGGCCAGACCATCACGGCCAGTACCGATGCCTACCCGGGGCGGCGGTTCAGCGGCCGGGTTACCGCGATCGACAACCGCATCGATCCGGCGACCCGCAGCATCATGCTGCGCGCCCGGATCGAGAATGACGACGGTGCCCTGCGCCCGGGTCAGTTGATGCAGACCATCCTCGAGCGTGACCGGCGCGAGGTGGTGGCGGTGCCCGAATCGGTGCTGCTGCCGCAGGGCGAGCACCAGTATCTGTTCGTCATCGAGCGGGAGGCGATGACGGTCGAACGCCGTGAGGTCGAGATCGGCGAGCGCCGTGACGGTTGGGTGGAGGTGGTTGCCGGGGTCGAGTCCGGCGAGCGGCTGGTGCGACACGGCATCCAGAAGGTACGTGATGGCGATGCCGTGCGCGTGCTGGATGTCGCCGATGAGGACAATCCGATCCGCGAGATCCTGCGGCGTCATCGCGACTCGCTCGATGCCGAGCAGAACCGGCCGTGA
- a CDS encoding BaiN/RdsA family NAD(P)/FAD-dependent oxidoreductase, whose product MQVDVVIIGAGAAGLMCAATAGYRGRRVLVLDHARKAGQKILMSGGGRCNFTNLNSTPNQFLSANPRFCISALKRYPPQAFLELVERHGIEHVEKAAGQLFCAGKAKDIVDMLLTECEWAGAEVQMKTAVKALEAIDGGYRVTTADDTISADSVVIATGGLSIPTMGATPFGYEIARQFGLEVLPTRAGLVPFTLHPDLKERLAPLAGMSIPVAATAGGMRFEEPLLFTHRGLSGPAMLQISSFWQPGEPLVIDLLPGRDVAADLTERRAARPQGTVLQYLDDHLPRRLGRVLCDWHGWSRPLQEYPQSGLQAVAEALQQWTIHPAGTEGYRTAEVTLGGVDTRELSSQTMEAQRQPGLFFIGEVVDVTGHLGGHNFQWAWASGVAAGQSV is encoded by the coding sequence ATGCAGGTGGACGTGGTGATTATCGGCGCGGGCGCTGCCGGACTGATGTGTGCGGCGACGGCGGGCTATCGCGGCCGGCGGGTGCTGGTGCTCGACCATGCCCGCAAGGCGGGGCAGAAGATCCTGATGTCCGGCGGCGGGCGCTGCAATTTCACCAACCTCAACAGCACCCCGAACCAGTTCCTCTCGGCCAACCCGCGCTTCTGCATTTCCGCGCTCAAGCGCTACCCGCCGCAGGCCTTCCTCGAATTGGTCGAGCGCCACGGCATCGAGCACGTCGAGAAGGCAGCCGGCCAGCTGTTCTGTGCCGGCAAGGCGAAGGACATCGTCGACATGCTGCTTACCGAGTGCGAGTGGGCGGGCGCCGAGGTGCAGATGAAGACGGCAGTGAAGGCGCTCGAGGCGATCGACGGCGGCTACCGGGTTACCACCGCCGACGATACGATCAGCGCCGATTCCGTGGTGATCGCAACCGGCGGCCTGTCGATCCCGACCATGGGCGCGACCCCGTTTGGCTACGAGATCGCCCGCCAGTTCGGTCTCGAGGTGCTGCCCACGCGCGCCGGACTGGTGCCCTTCACGCTGCACCCCGACCTCAAGGAACGCCTCGCCCCGCTGGCCGGCATGAGCATTCCCGTCGCGGCCACGGCCGGTGGTATGCGCTTCGAGGAGCCATTGCTGTTCACCCACCGTGGCCTGTCCGGTCCGGCCATGCTGCAGATCTCGAGTTTCTGGCAACCCGGCGAGCCGCTGGTGATCGACCTGCTGCCCGGCCGCGACGTGGCGGCGGATCTGACCGAACGCCGCGCGGCCCGCCCGCAGGGCACCGTGCTCCAATACCTCGACGACCATCTGCCGCGTCGGCTGGGTCGAGTGCTCTGCGACTGGCATGGCTGGTCGCGTCCCCTGCAGGAATACCCGCAGAGCGGGTTGCAGGCGGTGGCCGAGGCCCTGCAGCAATGGACCATCCACCCGGCCGGCACCGAGGGCTATCGCACCGCCGAGGTCACCCTCGGCGGGGTCGACACCCGGGAACTGTCGTCGCAGACAATGGAAGCCCAGCGGCAACCGGGGCTGTTCTTCATCGGCGAGGTGGTCGACGTGACCGGCCACCTCGGCGGCCACAATTTCCAGTGGGCCTGGGCCTCGGGCGTCGCCGCCGGCCAATCTGTCTAA